In Sphingopyxis sp. 113P3, one DNA window encodes the following:
- a CDS encoding LysR family transcriptional regulator gives MIELRNIQYFVAAAEHGSFRKAAAFLNIQESAVSRRIRDLEDRLGASLFHRHSGGVSLTVAGERFLRRVRIALQQIENGVNDVAAIGRSEDGIVKIGIFSSLASGFLFDLMKAFDEKHPRVTVELIEGNPSVHVAAVRQLQLDVAFITGTGEWPGCETEQLWTEGVFAVLPSEHGLTKKQSLRWRDLAGETFIVSDAAPGPEIRDYLVQRLADLGRHPNIHPQYVGRDVLLSMVAVGRGLTVVSEAATGARFPGVVYRQIADEVLPFSAIWSRRNDNPAFRRFLSLARMSSRSESANIKRTGSPASPSQSRDPSR, from the coding sequence GTGATCGAGTTGCGCAACATTCAATACTTTGTCGCGGCTGCGGAGCATGGAAGCTTTCGCAAGGCGGCGGCGTTCCTGAATATCCAGGAATCTGCCGTCAGCCGCCGCATCCGCGATCTCGAGGATCGGTTGGGCGCTTCCTTGTTCCACCGCCATTCCGGCGGCGTTTCCCTCACGGTGGCGGGCGAACGGTTTCTGCGTCGTGTCCGCATCGCGCTCCAGCAGATCGAGAATGGCGTCAACGATGTCGCTGCGATCGGCCGATCCGAGGATGGCATCGTCAAGATCGGCATCTTCTCGTCCCTGGCGTCGGGTTTCCTGTTCGACCTGATGAAGGCGTTCGACGAGAAGCATCCGCGCGTGACGGTCGAACTGATCGAAGGCAATCCATCGGTCCATGTCGCGGCGGTCCGGCAGCTTCAGCTCGACGTGGCGTTCATCACTGGCACGGGGGAGTGGCCCGGTTGCGAAACCGAGCAGCTATGGACGGAAGGCGTGTTCGCCGTCCTGCCGTCGGAACACGGTCTTACGAAGAAGCAGAGCTTGCGCTGGCGCGATCTCGCCGGGGAGACCTTCATCGTCAGCGATGCCGCGCCGGGACCGGAAATCCGCGATTATCTGGTCCAGCGCCTGGCGGATCTCGGCCGCCATCCGAACATCCACCCTCAATATGTCGGGCGCGATGTCCTCCTGTCGATGGTCGCCGTGGGGCGCGGACTGACGGTGGTCAGCGAGGCGGCAACCGGCGCGCGTTTTCCCGGCGTCGTCTATCGGCAGATCGCAGATGAGGTCCTGCCGTTCAGTGCGATCTGGTCGCGCCGAAACGACAATCCGGCATTTCGCAGGTTTCTCAGCCTTGCTCGAATGTCATCGCGATCCGAAAGCGCGAATATCAAACGGACGGGTTCGCCCGCTTCGCCTTCGCAAAGCCGCGATCCGTCCCGATGA
- a CDS encoding DUF2274 domain-containing protein — protein MAKLKLGPIVDDKPVKVTLELPASLHRDLTAYAEILARETGQPATDPARLIIPMLERFIGTDRGFAKAKRANPSV, from the coding sequence ATGGCAAAACTGAAGCTCGGCCCGATCGTCGACGACAAGCCGGTCAAAGTCACGCTGGAGCTGCCCGCGAGCCTTCATCGTGATCTCACCGCCTATGCGGAAATCCTCGCCCGCGAGACCGGGCAGCCGGCGACGGATCCGGCGCGGCTGATCATTCCGATGCTGGAGCGGTTCATCGGGACGGATCGCGGCTTTGCGAAGGCGAAGCGGGCGAACCCGTCCGTTTGA
- a CDS encoding TrbI/VirB10 family protein, which translates to MRLRPEPPRVTRLSRKVLAGLGLVASIGVGGALVYALQSRNDGHRGQELYSTDNRATPDGLNGLPKDYASVPHLGPPLPGDLGRPILNAQNGGRTVPRPGMAATPPGPSPEEQRRAQELEAARTARLFSSTETRPATPSANAPATAPATDLASLGLAPQPATPSAQDRQLAFLNQTPDKRTVSTDRVASPASANVLQAGAVISAALITGIRSDLPGQITAQVTENIYDSPTGRILLIPQGSRVVGQYDSGVGFGQRRILLVWNRLIFPNGRSIVLERQPGADAEGFAGLEDSVDYHWGELFKSAALSTLLSVGAETGSSGQESDIVRALRNGASDSISQTGQQIVQRQLNIAPTLTIRPGFPARVIVTRDLVLEPYGG; encoded by the coding sequence ATGCGGCTGCGTCCCGAGCCGCCGCGCGTGACCCGCCTCTCGCGCAAGGTGCTGGCCGGGCTCGGCCTCGTCGCCAGCATCGGTGTCGGCGGGGCGCTGGTCTATGCGCTCCAGTCCCGCAACGACGGACATCGGGGACAGGAACTCTATTCCACCGACAACCGCGCCACGCCCGATGGGCTGAATGGCCTACCCAAGGACTATGCGAGCGTGCCGCATCTCGGCCCGCCGCTGCCCGGCGATCTCGGCCGCCCCATTCTCAATGCCCAGAATGGCGGCCGGACGGTTCCGAGGCCGGGCATGGCCGCGACACCGCCCGGTCCCAGCCCGGAAGAACAGCGCCGGGCGCAGGAGCTGGAAGCAGCGCGCACCGCGCGCCTGTTCTCGTCCACCGAGACGCGGCCCGCCACCCCATCAGCAAACGCCCCCGCCACGGCGCCCGCGACCGATCTCGCCAGCCTTGGCCTCGCACCGCAACCGGCCACGCCCTCGGCCCAGGATCGCCAACTCGCCTTCCTCAACCAGACGCCCGACAAGCGCACGGTTTCCACTGACCGGGTGGCATCGCCCGCATCGGCCAATGTCCTGCAGGCGGGCGCGGTGATTTCCGCCGCGCTCATCACCGGCATCCGCTCCGATCTGCCCGGCCAGATCACCGCGCAGGTGACGGAGAACATCTACGACAGCCCCACCGGCCGCATCCTCCTGATCCCGCAGGGCTCCCGCGTCGTCGGCCAATATGACAGCGGCGTCGGCTTCGGCCAGCGCCGCATTCTGCTGGTCTGGAATCGCCTGATCTTCCCGAACGGCCGCTCGATCGTGCTCGAGCGCCAGCCAGGCGCGGATGCCGAGGGCTTTGCCGGACTGGAAGACAGCGTCGACTATCATTGGGGTGAACTGTTCAAGTCGGCCGCACTCTCGACCCTGCTCAGCGTCGGCGCCGAGACGGGCTCGTCCGGGCAGGAGAGCGACATCGTGCGTGCGCTCCGCAACGGGGCTTCCGACAGCATCAGCCAGACCGGCCAACAGATCGTCCAGCGCCAGCTCAACATCGCGCCGACGCTGACCATCCGGCCGGGCTTTCCCGCCCGCGTCATCGTTACGCGCGACCTGGTGCTCGAACCCTACGGAGGCTGA
- the trbG gene encoding P-type conjugative transfer protein TrbG, giving the protein MTPALRKAAPWSAGRPAFRIPANPAFRTSGLLLVLLCTSALAGCASHLPPPEISYDNAVPAVEAVEPPKPVQVVELPKPLPLPGQLKPVAPGARPQPEAADPTVRVNQANAAARVQPVRDGFINAMQVYPFVGGALYQVYTSPGQITDIALQPGEQLVGAGPVAAGDTVRWIIGDTESGVGAARQIHILVKPTRAELLTNLVINTDRRTYHMELRSTPATYMASVSWQYPQDQLIALRRQNVEAQAAQPVSAGIDLARVNFRYDVSGDRAPWRPLRAFDDGRQVFIEFPRGIGQGEMPPLFVVGAEGDTSELVNYRVRGNYMIVDRLFAAAELRFGAGKTQKRVRISRNDGRPAS; this is encoded by the coding sequence ATGACGCCCGCACTCCGCAAAGCCGCCCCCTGGAGTGCAGGGCGTCCGGCTTTCCGCATCCCCGCCAATCCGGCATTCCGTACATCCGGCCTGCTGCTCGTGCTGCTTTGCACGTCGGCGCTCGCCGGCTGCGCGAGCCACCTGCCGCCGCCTGAAATCTCCTATGATAACGCCGTGCCCGCCGTGGAGGCCGTCGAACCGCCCAAGCCGGTACAGGTCGTCGAACTCCCGAAGCCCCTGCCGCTCCCCGGCCAGTTGAAGCCCGTCGCTCCCGGCGCGCGGCCGCAACCCGAGGCCGCGGATCCGACCGTGCGCGTCAACCAGGCGAACGCGGCCGCGCGAGTTCAGCCGGTACGCGATGGCTTCATCAATGCGATGCAGGTCTATCCCTTCGTCGGCGGCGCGCTCTATCAGGTCTATACTTCGCCGGGCCAGATCACCGACATCGCGCTTCAGCCCGGCGAGCAGCTCGTCGGCGCAGGCCCGGTCGCCGCCGGCGATACGGTGCGCTGGATCATCGGCGATACCGAAAGCGGCGTCGGCGCCGCGCGGCAGATCCACATCCTCGTGAAACCGACCCGGGCCGAACTGCTGACCAACCTGGTCATCAACACCGATCGCCGCACCTACCACATGGAACTGCGCTCGACGCCGGCGACCTATATGGCGTCGGTGTCCTGGCAATATCCGCAGGACCAACTGATCGCGCTGCGCAGGCAGAATGTCGAGGCGCAGGCGGCCCAGCCGGTTTCGGCCGGCATCGATCTGGCGCGCGTGAACTTCCGCTACGATGTGAGCGGCGATCGTGCGCCGTGGCGGCCGCTGCGCGCTTTCGACGATGGCCGGCAGGTATTCATCGAGTTCCCGCGCGGCATCGGCCAGGGCGAGATGCCGCCGCTGTTCGTCGTCGGCGCGGAAGGCGACACCTCCGAGCTCGTGAACTACCGCGTGCGCGGCAACTACATGATCGTCGACCGGCTGTTCGCCGCCGCCGAATTGCGCTTCGGCGCGGGCAAGACCCAGAAGCGCGTGCGCATCTCCCGGAACGATGGGAGGCCGGCATCGTGA
- the trbF gene encoding conjugal transfer protein TrbF produces the protein MFKRPATHYGKSPQPETPYQRAAQVWDERIGSARVQARNWRFMAFGSLALSMGLSAALVWQSANGSIVPWVVQVDRLGAAQAIAPATADYQPNDAQIAFYLARFIEQVRSIPADAIIVRQNWLRAYDLTTQAGALALNDYARSNDPFAKVGKSQVAVEVSSVIRASPSSFRVAWIERRYQDGALASTERWSAILTVGVQPPRDADTLKKNPLGIYVNAINWSKELGQ, from the coding sequence ATGTTCAAACGACCGGCCACCCATTACGGCAAATCCCCACAGCCCGAGACGCCCTATCAGCGCGCCGCCCAGGTCTGGGACGAGCGCATCGGCTCCGCCCGCGTGCAGGCCCGCAACTGGCGCTTCATGGCCTTCGGTTCGCTCGCGCTCTCGATGGGCCTGTCCGCCGCGCTGGTCTGGCAATCGGCGAACGGCTCGATCGTGCCCTGGGTGGTGCAGGTCGACCGGCTGGGGGCCGCACAGGCGATCGCGCCCGCGACCGCCGACTATCAGCCCAACGACGCGCAGATCGCCTTCTACCTCGCGCGCTTCATCGAACAGGTCCGCTCGATCCCCGCCGACGCGATCATCGTGCGGCAGAACTGGCTGCGCGCCTACGACCTCACGACCCAGGCCGGGGCCTTGGCGCTCAATGACTACGCCCGGTCGAACGATCCCTTCGCCAAGGTCGGCAAGAGCCAGGTGGCGGTGGAGGTATCGAGCGTCATCCGCGCCTCGCCGTCGAGCTTCCGCGTCGCCTGGATCGAGCGGCGCTATCAGGACGGCGCTCTGGCCTCCACCGAACGCTGGTCGGCCATCCTCACCGTCGGCGTGCAGCCTCCGCGGGACGCCGACACGCTGAAGAAGAACCCCCTCGGAATCTACGTCAACGCCATCAACTGGTCGAAGGAGCTTGGACAATGA
- the trbL gene encoding P-type conjugative transfer protein TrbL produces the protein MGGTGVIDHFLEVFTRYIDGGFGLLGGEVGFIATTLIVIDVTLAALFWSWGADDNIIARLVKKTLFVGVFAYLISNWNNLARIIFESFAGLGLKASGTSFTVTDLLRPGKVAQTGLDAGRPLLDSISGLMGYWSFFENFIQIACMFFAWALVLLAFFVLAIQLFITLIEFKLTTLAGFVLIPFGLFGKSAFMAERVLGNVISSGIKVLVLAVIIGIGSTLFSEFTAGFGGATPSIDEAMAIVLAALSLLGLGIFGPGIANGLVSGGPQLGAGAAIGTGLAAGGMVATGAATVGAVASGGAALAGGAAAAARGGAALAGGASTAYSLGAAGSSGASAVASGLGNVASAGAQAAVSPLKRAASRAADSLKQSYRSGARAALASTGGSSTAGTVDGDAPTAAQAPSPDGPPAWAKRMKRSQQMTHGVQAAAHAVRSGDSHGGGSSVNLSESD, from the coding sequence ATGGGCGGCACCGGCGTTATCGACCATTTTCTCGAGGTCTTCACCCGCTACATCGACGGCGGCTTCGGCCTGCTCGGCGGCGAAGTCGGGTTCATCGCCACGACGCTGATCGTCATCGACGTAACGCTGGCCGCTCTGTTCTGGTCGTGGGGCGCCGACGACAACATCATCGCCCGGCTGGTGAAGAAGACCCTGTTCGTCGGCGTCTTCGCCTACCTGATCTCCAACTGGAACAATCTCGCGCGGATCATCTTCGAGAGCTTCGCCGGCCTTGGCCTGAAGGCGTCCGGCACGAGCTTCACCGTCACCGATCTGCTCCGCCCCGGCAAGGTGGCGCAAACCGGCCTTGATGCCGGCCGGCCGCTGCTCGACTCGATCTCGGGCCTGATGGGCTACTGGTCGTTCTTCGAGAACTTCATCCAGATCGCCTGCATGTTCTTCGCCTGGGCGCTGGTCCTGCTCGCCTTTTTCGTGCTCGCCATCCAGCTCTTCATCACCCTGATCGAGTTCAAGCTGACGACGCTCGCCGGCTTCGTGCTGATCCCCTTCGGCCTGTTCGGCAAGAGCGCCTTCATGGCCGAACGGGTGCTCGGCAACGTCATCTCTTCGGGCATCAAGGTGCTGGTGCTCGCCGTCATCATCGGCATCGGCTCGACCCTGTTCTCCGAGTTCACCGCAGGCTTCGGCGGCGCCACGCCGTCAATCGACGAGGCCATGGCGATCGTGCTCGCCGCGTTGTCGCTGCTGGGTCTCGGCATTTTCGGCCCGGGCATCGCCAACGGCCTCGTCTCCGGTGGCCCGCAACTCGGCGCCGGCGCTGCGATCGGCACCGGGCTCGCGGCCGGCGGCATGGTGGCAACTGGTGCTGCCACGGTGGGCGCCGTCGCCTCGGGCGGCGCGGCCCTCGCAGGTGGCGCCGCCGCCGCGGCGCGTGGCGGAGCCGCGCTCGCCGGCGGCGCATCGACCGCCTACAGCCTGGGCGCGGCCGGCTCCTCGGGCGCGTCCGCCGTCGCTTCCGGGCTCGGCAACGTCGCCAGCGCGGGCGCCCAGGCCGCCGTATCGCCGTTGAAGCGCGCGGCCAGCCGCGCCGCCGACAGTCTGAAACAGAGCTATCGATCCGGCGCGCGCGCCGCCCTCGCCTCGACCGGCGGGTCATCGACAGCCGGTACGGTCGACGGCGACGCGCCAACCGCCGCCCAGGCGCCTTCCCCGGACGGCCCGCCGGCCTGGGCCAAGCGCATGAAGCGCTCACAGCAAATGACGCACGGCGTTCAGGCCGCGGCCCATGCGGTGCGCAGCGGCGACAGCCACGGCGGCGGCTCCTCCGTCAACCTCTCGGAAAGCGACTGA
- the trbK-alt gene encoding putative entry exclusion protein TrbK-alt encodes MDGKTLARLGAVVFVAVAVTATAIEMARKEDGYDNTAPQVRSAPAHDPLRADLARCSAMGEAGTRDPGCLKIWAENRRRFLGQPASTPSAASVPPASLFPGGANDPAAGDIAPVLPERRAAPEGR; translated from the coding sequence ATGGACGGCAAAACCCTCGCACGCCTCGGCGCCGTCGTCTTCGTGGCGGTCGCGGTCACAGCGACCGCCATCGAGATGGCCCGCAAGGAAGACGGGTACGACAACACCGCCCCGCAGGTACGCTCCGCACCGGCGCATGATCCGCTCCGCGCGGATCTCGCCCGGTGCAGCGCCATGGGGGAAGCCGGCACACGCGATCCGGGCTGCCTGAAGATCTGGGCCGAGAACCGCCGGCGCTTTCTCGGGCAACCGGCATCCACGCCGTCAGCGGCCTCGGTGCCACCGGCCAGCCTGTTTCCCGGCGGCGCCAACGATCCGGCCGCCGGTGACATCGCGCCCGTCCTCCCGGAGCGACGGGCCGCTCCGGAAGGTCGCTGA
- the trbJ gene encoding P-type conjugative transfer protein TrbJ, whose translation MTLPRSRAARLAAALLLTPVALAPMLATPAQAQWTVFDPTNYAQNVLTAARSLQQITNQITSLQNEAQMLINQARNLASLPYSSLQQLQQSVQRTQQLLSQAQNIAYDVQQIDQAFQSKYANVSMSASDAQLLADAKTRWQNTVGGLQDAMRVQATVVGNIDTNRTQMSALVGASQWATGALQATQAGNQLLALQAQQLADLTAVVSANGRAQALQSAERAAAAEQGREQRRRFLTPGTGYQAGNAQMFYNGN comes from the coding sequence ATGACCTTGCCTCGCTCCCGCGCGGCGCGGCTCGCCGCCGCGCTGCTCCTCACCCCGGTCGCGCTCGCCCCAATGCTGGCGACGCCGGCGCAGGCGCAATGGACCGTGTTCGACCCGACCAACTATGCGCAGAACGTGCTGACGGCCGCGCGCAGCCTTCAGCAGATCACCAATCAGATCACCTCGCTCCAGAACGAAGCGCAGATGCTCATCAACCAGGCGCGCAATCTGGCGAGCCTGCCCTACTCGTCGCTGCAACAGCTTCAGCAATCGGTCCAGCGCACGCAGCAATTGCTCAGCCAGGCGCAGAACATCGCCTACGACGTCCAGCAGATCGACCAGGCGTTCCAGAGCAAATACGCCAATGTGTCGATGTCGGCGTCCGACGCGCAACTGCTCGCCGATGCCAAGACCCGTTGGCAAAACACGGTGGGCGGCCTCCAGGACGCCATGCGCGTACAGGCCACCGTCGTCGGCAATATCGACACCAACCGCACCCAGATGTCGGCGCTGGTCGGGGCGAGCCAGTGGGCCACGGGCGCATTGCAGGCGACGCAGGCCGGCAACCAGCTCCTCGCGCTTCAGGCGCAGCAGCTCGCCGACCTCACCGCCGTCGTCAGCGCCAACGGCCGGGCGCAGGCGTTGCAATCGGCCGAACGGGCCGCGGCTGCGGAACAGGGCCGCGAGCAGCGCCGCCGCTTCCTGACGCCGGGGACCGGCTATCAGGCCGGCAACGCGCAGATGTTCTACAACGGCAACTGA
- the trbE gene encoding conjugal transfer protein TrbE — translation MMNLAEYRDKNARLADFLPWAALIGSGVVLNKEGSFQRTARFRGPDLDSAVPAELVAVAGRLNNAFRRLGSGWAIFVEAQRHPSNRYPDSHFPDAASALVDAERKADFEEAGAHFESSYFLTFAWLPPAEDAARAESWLYEGREQKGLDPHEALGGFIDRTDRLLRLVEAFMPECRWLDDGETLTYLHGCVSTQRHRVRVPETPIYLDALLADQPLSGGLEPRLGRAHLRILTVTGFPTATTPGLLDELNRLAFPYRWSTRAILLDKTDATKLLTKIRRQWFAKRKSVAAILKEVMTNEASVLMDTDASNKAADADLALQELGADYAGIAYVTATVTVWDTDPRAADEKLRLVEKVIQGRDFTAMAETINAVDAWLGSLPGHVYANVRQPPISTLNLAHMIPLSAVWAGPERDEHFAAPPLLFGKTEGSTPFRFSLHVGDVGHTLIVGPTGAGKSVLLALMALQFRRYADAQVFAFDFGGSIRAAALAMGGDWHDLGGDLSDGSQTSVSLQPLARVHDVPERAWAADWIVAILTREGVAISPEVKEHVWTALTSLASAPVEERTITGLCVLLQSNDLKQALRAYCIGGPYGRLLDAEREQLGTATVQAFETEGLIGTGAAPAVLSYLFHRIEDRLDGSPTLLIIDEGWLALDDEGFAGQLREWLKTLRKKNASVVFATQSLSDIDGSAIAPAIIESCQTRLLLPNERAIEPQITAIYRRFGLNDRQIEIIARAMPKRDYYCQSRRGNRLFELGLSDVALALCAASSKTDQAAIARLTAEHGQAGFLAAWLRHRDLGWAVDLIPPLTPKEKLP, via the coding sequence ATGATGAATCTCGCCGAATATCGCGACAAGAACGCTCGGCTCGCCGACTTCCTGCCCTGGGCGGCGCTGATCGGCTCCGGCGTCGTGCTCAACAAGGAGGGCAGCTTCCAGCGCACCGCGCGCTTCCGCGGACCCGATCTCGATTCCGCGGTCCCCGCCGAGCTGGTCGCGGTCGCCGGCCGCCTCAACAACGCCTTCCGCCGTCTGGGCTCGGGCTGGGCGATCTTCGTCGAAGCGCAGCGCCATCCCTCCAACCGCTATCCCGACAGCCATTTTCCCGATGCGGCCTCTGCGCTGGTCGACGCAGAGCGCAAGGCCGATTTCGAGGAGGCCGGCGCGCATTTCGAGTCCAGCTATTTCCTCACCTTCGCCTGGCTGCCGCCGGCCGAAGACGCCGCCCGCGCCGAAAGCTGGCTCTACGAAGGCCGCGAACAGAAGGGGCTCGATCCGCACGAGGCGCTGGGCGGCTTCATCGACCGCACCGACCGGCTGCTGCGCCTGGTCGAAGCCTTCATGCCCGAATGCCGGTGGCTCGATGACGGCGAGACGCTGACCTATCTGCATGGCTGCGTCTCCACGCAGCGGCACCGCGTCCGCGTTCCCGAGACGCCGATCTATCTCGATGCTCTGCTGGCCGACCAGCCGCTGTCGGGCGGGCTCGAGCCGCGCCTCGGGCGGGCGCATCTGCGCATCCTCACCGTCACCGGCTTTCCGACCGCCACCACGCCGGGCCTCCTCGACGAGCTGAACCGGCTTGCCTTCCCCTATCGGTGGAGCACCCGCGCGATCCTGCTCGACAAGACCGACGCGACCAAGCTGCTGACCAAGATCCGCCGGCAGTGGTTCGCCAAGCGCAAGTCGGTCGCCGCCATCCTCAAGGAGGTGATGACCAACGAGGCGTCCGTCCTGATGGACACCGATGCGTCGAACAAGGCGGCCGACGCCGACCTCGCGCTCCAGGAACTCGGCGCCGACTATGCGGGCATCGCCTATGTCACCGCGACGGTGACGGTGTGGGACACCGATCCACGCGCCGCCGACGAGAAGCTGCGCCTGGTCGAAAAGGTCATCCAGGGCCGCGACTTCACGGCGATGGCGGAGACCATCAACGCGGTGGACGCCTGGCTCGGCAGCCTGCCGGGGCACGTTTACGCCAATGTCCGGCAGCCGCCGATCTCCACGCTCAATCTCGCCCACATGATCCCGCTTTCGGCGGTGTGGGCGGGGCCGGAACGGGACGAGCATTTTGCAGCGCCTCCACTGCTCTTCGGCAAGACCGAGGGCTCGACCCCGTTCCGGTTTTCCCTCCACGTCGGCGACGTCGGCCATACGTTGATCGTCGGCCCGACCGGTGCGGGCAAATCCGTGCTGCTGGCGCTGATGGCCTTGCAGTTCCGCCGCTATGCCGATGCTCAGGTCTTCGCCTTCGATTTCGGCGGATCGATCCGGGCTGCGGCGCTGGCCATGGGCGGCGACTGGCACGACCTCGGCGGCGATCTTTCCGACGGCTCACAAACGTCGGTCAGCCTCCAGCCGCTGGCCCGCGTCCACGACGTTCCCGAACGCGCCTGGGCCGCAGATTGGATCGTCGCCATCCTGACCCGCGAAGGCGTCGCCATCAGCCCGGAGGTGAAGGAGCACGTCTGGACGGCGCTGACCTCGCTGGCCTCCGCGCCGGTCGAAGAACGCACCATCACCGGCCTTTGCGTCCTGCTCCAGTCCAATGACCTGAAACAGGCGCTGCGCGCCTATTGCATCGGCGGTCCCTACGGTCGCCTGCTGGACGCCGAGCGTGAACAGCTCGGCACGGCCACCGTCCAGGCGTTCGAGACCGAGGGGCTGATCGGCACCGGCGCCGCGCCCGCCGTGCTTTCCTACCTCTTTCACCGCATCGAGGATCGCCTCGACGGATCGCCGACCCTGCTCATCATCGACGAGGGCTGGCTCGCGCTCGACGACGAGGGCTTCGCCGGCCAGCTCCGGGAATGGCTGAAGACGCTGCGCAAGAAGAACGCCAGCGTCGTCTTCGCCACGCAGTCGCTTTCCGACATCGACGGCTCCGCTATCGCGCCGGCCATTATCGAGAGCTGCCAAACCCGGCTGCTGCTGCCGAACGAACGGGCCATCGAACCGCAGATCACCGCGATCTATCGCCGCTTCGGCCTCAACGACCGACAGATCGAGATCATCGCGCGGGCCATGCCCAAGCGCGACTATTACTGCCAGTCCCGGCGCGGCAACCGCCTGTTCGAGCTCGGCCTCTCCGACGTCGCCCTCGCGCTCTGCGCCGCCTCTTCCAAGACCGATCAGGCCGCGATCGCCCGGCTCACCGCCGAACATGGGCAGGCCGGCTTCCTCGCCGCCTGGCTCCGCCACCGCGACCTCGGCTGGGCGGTCGACCTCATCCCGCCGCTCACCCCGAAGGAGAAACTACCATGA
- a CDS encoding VirB3 family type IV secretion system protein: MLGGADDLPGFTVPVHRALSEPILLGGAPRALAIMNGTLAGALGLGLRLWLVGIVIWAVGHVAAVWAAKRDPLFVDVGRRHLRIPAHLTV; the protein is encoded by the coding sequence ATGCTGGGCGGAGCCGACGATCTGCCGGGCTTCACCGTGCCGGTCCACCGGGCGCTGTCCGAGCCGATCCTGCTCGGCGGCGCGCCGCGCGCGCTCGCCATCATGAACGGCACGCTGGCGGGCGCGCTGGGCCTCGGCCTGCGCCTCTGGCTGGTCGGCATCGTCATCTGGGCCGTCGGCCACGTCGCCGCGGTGTGGGCGGCCAAGCGCGATCCGCTGTTCGTCGATGTCGGCCGCCGCCACCTGCGCATTCCCGCGCACCTCACGGTCTGA
- a CDS encoding TrbC/VirB2 family protein, whose translation MIQSLHHARRRLFAALSIAALSVAMAAPAHASGSSMPWEAPLQSILESIEGPVAKIVAVIIIIMTGLTLAFGDTSGGFRRLIQIVFGLSIAFAASSFFLSFFSFGGGALV comes from the coding sequence GTGATTCAAAGCCTGCACCACGCCCGCCGCCGCCTCTTCGCGGCGCTGTCCATCGCCGCGCTCTCCGTGGCGATGGCCGCGCCCGCCCATGCCTCCGGCTCGTCGATGCCCTGGGAGGCGCCGCTGCAATCCATCCTGGAGTCGATCGAAGGCCCGGTCGCCAAGATCGTCGCGGTCATCATCATCATCATGACCGGCTTGACGCTCGCCTTCGGCGACACGTCCGGCGGCTTCCGGCGGCTGATCCAGATCGTGTTCGGCCTGTCGATCGCCTTTGCGGCGTCGAGCTTCTTCCTGTCGTTCTTCTCCTTCGGCGGCGGAGCGCTGGTCTGA